GCGCAACGGCGGCCGCGTGCTGAGCCCCTCCACCGACCGGCTGGGCGACTACGTGGTCAGCGACTATCTGCGCCGGCGGCGGGGCCGGAGGCGATCCGCCTGACACCGGCGACGCGGCCTGCGACGGCCCGCCTGACGGCGGCGGCGACACGGCCGGCGACGGTCCGTCTGAAGCCGGCGCGCCGCGCTTACTAGGCTGCCGACGTGTCCGATCCCATTGCGCTGGCGTGAGGCGCCGGCTTCTCGGCGGACTGCCGCCCGAGGTCGGGGCACTGGCCGGAGTCGCCTTCTGCGTCGCGCTCGGGTTCGGGATCCTGGCGCCGGCCCTGCCGGTGTTCGCCCGATCGTTCGGGGTCAGCGCCTTTGCGGCGACCACGGTGATTTCCGTGTTCGCCCTGATGCGTCTGGTGTCCTCCCCCGGCGCGGGCTGGCTGGTCAACACGCTCGGCGAGCGGTCGGTCCTGGCGACCGGATTGGGCATCGTCGCGCTGTCGAGCCTGTTGGCCGGCTTCGCGCAGTCGTTCGCCTGGCTGCTCGTCCTGCGGGGCGCGGGCGGGATCGGTTCGGCGATGTTCACGGTTTCGGCGTTCGCGCTGCTGCTTCGGGTGGTCGCTCCCGAACAGCGGGGCCGCGCGGCCGGCACGTTCCAGGCCGGCTTCCTGTTCGGCGGCATCGCCGGTCCGGCTCTTGGTGGCCTTGTCGTCGGCTGGTCGCTGCGCGCCCCCTTCTTCGTCTACGCCGCCACCCTGGTCGCCGCCGTCGCCGTCACGCTGGTGATGCTCACCCATACCCAGCTGCGCGACGACACCGGCGTGGCCGAGCAGTCTGCCGAAGCGACCGGGCTGCGGGCTGCCTTGCGCGACAGGGCATACCGGGCAGCGCTGGCGGTCAACTTCGGCAACGGGATGGTCTCGTTCGGGTTGCGTACGGCGTTGGTGCCGCTCTTCGTCGTCGAGTCGCTGCGCAGCGGGCCGTCGCTGGCCGGCGCCGGATTCCTGCTGGGTGCCGCAGCGCAAGCAGTGCTGCTCGTCCCCGCGGGCCGCAGCGCGGACCACCGCGGGCGTCGCCCGGTGATGATCGGCGGGTCGATCCTGCTGCTGGCAGGAATGCTCACGCTGTCGCTGAGTTCCGGTCCGGTCGTCTTCCTGCTCGCGATGCTCGTGCTGGGTGGTTCGGCCGCCTGCCTGGGCTCGGCGCCGGCCGCCGTGGTCGGCGACGTCGTCGGCGGTCGACGTCGCGGTGTGGCGATCGCGGCGTACCAGATGGCGTCGGACGTGGGCACGATCGTCGGCCCGCTCGTGGCGGGGCTGCTGGCGGACTCGGTCGGCTACGGCTGGGCGTTCTTCGCCGGCGCCGTCGTCGCCGTCGTCACTGTCGCGTTGACCACGACGATGCCGGAAACCCTCCGCCGTACGCCGCCGACGCCCGTACCGGCGTCCGGTTGATCGCGCTCAGCCGACACTGTTCGCGCCGGCGGGTCGTCGACGTGCTCAGCGGTCGTCGACGTACTTGGCGTGCGGCTGGGGCCTGGTCGAGGTCGGCCCCGCTCAACCGCCGCTGAGGGCCTGGTCGAGGTCGGCGAGCAGGTCGGCGGCGGTCTCGATCCCGACGCTGAGCCGGATCAGGTCGGCCGGCACCTCCAGTGCGCTACCCGCCACCGAGGCGTGCGTCATCCGGCCCGGATGCTCGATCAACGACTCCACGCCGCCGAGCGACTCGCCCAGGGTGAAGACCGTTGTCCGCGAACAGATATCGAGGGCTGCCCGTTCGCCCCCGGCGACGCGGAACGCCACCATCCCGCCGAAGCCACGCATCTGCCGCGCCGCGACGAGGTGGCCGGGGTGATCCGGCAGGCCGGGATAGCGCACCTCGACCACCGCCGGATGGCGGCTCAGCAGGTCGACGACCGCCGCCGCGTTGGCGCAGTGGCGGTCCATTCGGACGGCGAGCGTCTTCGTCCCCCGCAGGACCAACCAGGAGTCGAACGGGCCGGCGACGGCGCCCATCGCGTTCTGGTGAAATGCCAGCCGTTCACCGAGTTCGGCGTCGCCGGTGACCAGCGCCCCACCGACGACGTCGCTGTGGCCGCCGAGGTACTTCGTCGTGGAGTGCACCACCACGTCGGCTCCCAGCGCCAGCGGCTGTTGCAGGTACGGCGAGGCGAACGTGTTGTCCACCACCAGAAGAGCGCCGGAGTCGTGGGCGATCTCGGCGAGCGCGGCGATGTCGGCGATGCCGAGCAGCGGATTGGTCGGCGTCTCGACCCACACGATCCGGGTGACCCCGGGACGAATCGCCGCCCGCACCGCCGTGAGGTCCTGCAGCGGTACGGCGGTGTGGCCGACCCCCCAGGGCCCGGCGACGCGGGCGATCAGCCGGTAGGTGCCGCCGTACGCGTCGTCGGGGAGCACCACGTGCGAGCCGGGCTCGCACACCGTCCGCAGCAGGGCATCCTCGGCAGCCAGCCCGGAGGCGAACGCCAGACCACGAACACCGCCCTCCAACGCGGCCAGGCATTCTTCGAGGGCAGTCCTGGTCGGGTTGGCCGACCGGGAGTACTCGTACCCACCGCGCAGGCCGCCGACGCCGTCCTGCTTGTACGTCGAGACCTGGTAGATCGGCGGGACCACCGCACCAGTGGTCGGGTCCGGCGCCTGGCCGGCATGAATGGCGCGCGTCTCGAATCCGTACTCGGCTCCGTACTCGGCGGTACCCACGGCCGCGACCCTAGTCGGCAGTCGCGCAGCCGACCCGCCCCCCATCTCGCGTTGCGCGCCGTACGGTCGCTCAGCAGGCCAATCCGGGCCGGCATAGCAACCACAAGGCGCGCAACACCGGGTCGCGAAGGCGAACAACACCGGGTCGGCTGGGCGGCGGCGGCTCGTGCGGCGGACTCGTGCGGCCCGGGGCGCTTGACTGGACGGAGGACAATGGCGGCATGTCGTTCTCCTCGCTGTTCGGCGCCCGCTCCCGCATGGTGACCGAAGCCGACGCCCTGCCGGGCCGGCCGGTCCGCCCGTTCCACGTCCCGGCCGCGAATCAGGTCCTCGGCAAGCCGATGGAGGAGCCCTGGCCGGACGGCGTCGAGATTCTCTACGTCGGACTGGGCTGCTTCTGGGGCGCGGAGAAGCGCTTCTGGCGGTTGCCGGGGGTCTATTCGACGGCGGTGGGCTACCAGGGCGGGTACACCCCGAACCCGACGTACGACGAGGTCTGCACCGGACGTACCGGTCACGCCGAGAACGTCCTGGTCGCCTACGAGCCGACGAAGGTGTCCACGTACGACGTCCTGAAGGTCTTCTGGGAGAACCACGATCCGACCCAGGGCTACCGCCAGGGCAACGACGTCGGTACGCAGTACCGCAGCGCGGTGTACTGGACGACCACCGAGCAGGCACAACTCGCCGAACGGACCGCCCGGGCGTACGACGCGATCCTGCGCGGCAAGGGATACGGCGAGGTGACCACGGAGATCGGCCCGGCCGCCGACCGGCCCTTCTACTACGCCGAGGAGTACCACCAGCAGTACCTGTACAAGGTTCCGCACGGCTACGACTGCCACGCGGAGACCGGGATCTCGCTGCCGCCGCTGGCGCAGTTGCCTCCGCTGTAACGGATCCACGGCGCGGCCAGACAGGACGCTCCCGGTCCTCGCCTCCGCCCCGGCCGCGCACGCAACGGCCGGCGACGTCTGGTGACCGCGATCTCGGCGGCCGACGTTGCCCCACGGTCGGCACGCATGTCAGCATCGGGGCGGCGGGGTGCTCGGGCAGGCCAGACCGGTCAGCGGACCCCTGCCGGGCCCGGGGGCGCCAGTGATCGATCTGACCTCACGGCGGCCTGCTGTCGGCGGCCGCCGACTGGCCATTGCCGCTGTCGCTGTAGGGATCGTGGCCGTCTCGGTCGTGCTGAGCGCCCGGCTGGAAATGATCGACTTGTTCGTGTACCGCGCCGGCGGCGATGCCGCGGTTCACGCGACAGCGCTGTACGAGGTGACCGGTCCGGATGGGCTCCCCTTCACCTATCCGCCGATCGCCGCGCTGCTGTTCGCGCCGCTGGCAGTGCTGCCGCTGCTGACAGCGAAGATCGTCCTGACCTGTGCGTCACTGGCCGCACTGGTCCGCGTCTGCTGGCTCAGTGTGGCCGGACCGTCGCGGCGCCGCGGGCGGCGTGCCGCGGTCCTCGTCCTGCTGGCGCTGTGCATGGAACCGGTGCACGCGACGCTCGGGTTCGGTCAGGTCAATCTCCTGGTCATGTGGCTGGTCGTCGAGGACGTGTCGTCCGCGGTGGGACGACGATTCGGCGGCGTCCTCACCGGAATCGCCGGCGCGATCAAACTCGTCCCGACCGGATTCGTGCTGCTCTACCTGGCTGCCGGCCGGCGCCGGGACGCGGTGCGTACGGCCGCCACATTCGTCGGCGCAGCCGCGATCGGCGTGCTCCTGCCCTACGCCGCCGCCTGGCAGTACTGGACGGACCTCGCCTACCAGCCTGATCGGGTCGGCGGCGTCACCTATCTCGGCAACCAGTCGCTGTACGGCGTTCTCGCGCGCGCCGCGGACGGACAGCCGCCAGGATGGCTGTGGCTACCGATCGCGGTGGCCCTCGTCGGCGCCGCCTGCCATATCGCGACCCAGCTGTGGCAGTGCGACCTTCGCCTCGCGGCGACCTGCGTCGTCGGCTTCGCCATGCTGGCCGCCTCGCCGATTTCGTGGACCCATCACTGGGTATGGTTCGTACCCGCGGTCGGCACCCTCTGGCAGGTGCGCCGGGCCCGCCGCGCCGCGATCATCTTGCTCGCCACGATCATCGCCGCCACCGCGACGTACGCCGTCTGGTGGCTGGGTCCGCTGTCGGATGTCTTCGGCTCACACACGACTCTCGTGGAACCCGTTCTGGGAGCGGTGTATCTCCTCCTCGGCCTGGCCTACATCGTGGTGATGATGTTCGAGCCCGACCCACAACAAATCTGGCATAGGGCCGCAGTTGTTCCTCGTCCAGAACGCACCAGGCATGGTGCAGACGTCGTTCCATGATGGCGAACACCGCTAAGGCCGCTGGGAGCGCCGCCTTCATGGCAGCAGAACTGTGCGTTAACTCTCCGTGGCCGCCACCCCGACGCGCCGTCGTGCAGATGCGTCGCGTGTGCCCAACAGCGACCGATCGAGCCTGTGGCAAGAGTTCACCGTCTGGCCGACGAAACGACGCCGTCCCGGCCTTCGCTGACCCTTCAAGCAACAAAGACGTCGGCAGCGGCTCGTCTACTCGCGTCGAATTCTTTCAGCACGCAGGTTTCGCCGGATCTCGCTATCGCGTCTCCGGGCCCGGAGTTTTCACGGCAACCGTCAGTGATACCGACTATGCGGTCGAGAGTTTGCTCGACGGATGGAACGACTCGTTTAGCTCGGGAAAAGACTGCAATCAGTGTGATGTGAAGCTGTTTCAGGCAACTTGTGATCGAGGGCGACAACGGAGCTAGAGGACAAGACAGACTCGGAACCTCGGTAGGCGCCACGACCGGACAACAGGCCCGAAATGCGGCTATGGTGCGCACCATCGAGGGAGTCGAACCAAGGACGGGGGCCGAGCTCAGTGACTGCAGGTGGCGAGTCGGGATCTGCCTCCGCGCCGGCTTCGGATGCGGGAACGGCAGGCGCAGGGTCCTCAGCTCCCGCGAGCGGTGCTGTTTGGCTCCGCTGGTGGCCGGCAGTGGTGAGTGTCGTAGCATTTGGCGTCTTCTTTTGGCGCATCGACGGAGCGAGTCCGTGGCGCGACGAACTCGTAACACTCGACATGGCCTCACGCTCAACTGGGGATCTATGGCGCGCCCTTGGCAACGCTGACCTCGTCCACGGCCTCTACTACTCTGTGGCACGCGGCGTCGTGACAGCTGGCGGCGATCTGTCAGCACTTCGCGGGTTGTCGGCGGCCGCCATGGCTGCGACCGCTGGCCTGTTGGCAGTTCTCGGACGGCAGCTGGGCTCGACCGCCGTGATGATTGCGGCACCCCTGGTCTTGGTCGTATGCCCGATATCAAGTCGGTACGCCCAAGAAGCCAGGCCATATGCCTTGGCCACCTTCGTTGCGACCGCCGGAACCTTGGCCCTAGTAGTCGCCTGTCGGCGACGTCACTATGGGATGTGGATCGGATATGCAGCGTGCATCGTCGTGCTTGGCTTGATCAATATCTTGGCACTTTCCGTACTGCTGGGACACTTGGCTTACGTCGCCTGGGATCGCCATGCCACGCGGCGGTGGCTGGCTAGCATAGGGGCTGCATTTCTTTTGGTTGGTCCGTTTGCTGCCCTCGCGACGAAGCAGATCGGGCAGGTTGACTGGTTAAGTCGACCTAGCGGCGCAGACCTTTGGGAAGCGATCTCATTCGGCTGGACGTCTGTTGCTGGTTTCTTGCTGCTTGTTGCTGCCGTTGTCGTACTGGCCTGGGGTCGTTCTCGCCGGACAGCAACCCTGGCGGTGACGTGGGCTGCCGCACCTGCGGTAGCCCTGTGGCTGGTTTCTCAAGTGCATCCGCTATTCGATGTTCGATACCTGGTCGTCTGCATTCCCGGCGTGGCCATGACATTTGCATTGATCGCCGACATCCGACTGCCACGTCAGGTTGCGCGTCGGCAAGTGGGGACCGTCATCGCCCTATCCGTCACGGCGTGCCTTCTGGTACTTGGCTGGAGCGCACAGGCCTCCGTTCGGGCCACCGATGGACATGGCGAGAATGTCCGAGCGGTAGCAAGTATTATCGAGAAGGATGCTCTACCAGGCGACGCAATTTTGTACCAGCCGAACAACCTACGTATTCTAAACCGAGGATTTGGACCGGTTACAATCGCGGATCCCATGCTGCAGGAGTCCGGTGCCGCTTCCGGTACGCTCACCGGGACGGAGATATCCCCATCAAGAATGGATGTTGCCCTACAGCAGCACAACCGGCTGTGGGTTGTTCGGCGCTTCCGCGGTCCTGCGCTCGCCGATCCGGGCGACCTTGAGAAGGCGCGAATTCTCGCCGCCTGTTATGCACGCGAAGGATCGACACGAGCTGGACCGAACTTTGCGGTCGATCTATATGTGCGGCAGAGCTGCAAGGACTAGCTGCTGCGCGCGCCGTCCTCCCCGCCTCAGGGCATGAACTCGACGATCCACCGCCCGCCGAGGCGAATCGCCCGGCCCACCGCGCGAGGTATCGATACTCCGGTAGCTCGTGCGTCTCGATACGCCAAGACCGCCGCGATCACCACTCCGCCGGCAAAGCTCGCGACCGCCGCCCAGGCCACCGCGGCCGGAATCGCGACGAGGTAGCCGAC
Above is a genomic segment from Actinomycetota bacterium containing:
- a CDS encoding MFS transporter; the protein is MCAGGGAGGDPPDTGDAACDGPPDGGGDTAGDGPSEAGAPRLLGCRRVRSHCAGVRRRLLGGLPPEVGALAGVAFCVALGFGILAPALPVFARSFGVSAFAATTVISVFALMRLVSSPGAGWLVNTLGERSVLATGLGIVALSSLLAGFAQSFAWLLVLRGAGGIGSAMFTVSAFALLLRVVAPEQRGRAAGTFQAGFLFGGIAGPALGGLVVGWSLRAPFFVYAATLVAAVAVTLVMLTHTQLRDDTGVAEQSAEATGLRAALRDRAYRAALAVNFGNGMVSFGLRTALVPLFVVESLRSGPSLAGAGFLLGAAAQAVLLVPAGRSADHRGRRPVMIGGSILLLAGMLTLSLSSGPVVFLLAMLVLGGSAACLGSAPAAVVGDVVGGRRRGVAIAAYQMASDVGTIVGPLVAGLLADSVGYGWAFFAGAVVAVVTVALTTTMPETLRRTPPTPVPASG
- a CDS encoding cystathionine gamma-synthase is translated as MGGGSAARLPTRVAAVGTAEYGAEYGFETRAIHAGQAPDPTTGAVVPPIYQVSTYKQDGVGGLRGGYEYSRSANPTRTALEECLAALEGGVRGLAFASGLAAEDALLRTVCEPGSHVVLPDDAYGGTYRLIARVAGPWGVGHTAVPLQDLTAVRAAIRPGVTRIVWVETPTNPLLGIADIAALAEIAHDSGALLVVDNTFASPYLQQPLALGADVVVHSTTKYLGGHSDVVGGALVTGDAELGERLAFHQNAMGAVAGPFDSWLVLRGTKTLAVRMDRHCANAAAVVDLLSRHPAVVEVRYPGLPDHPGHLVAARQMRGFGGMVAFRVAGGERAALDICSRTTVFTLGESLGGVESLIEHPGRMTHASVAGSALEVPADLIRLSVGIETAADLLADLDQALSGG
- the msrA gene encoding peptide-methionine (S)-S-oxide reductase MsrA, encoding MSFSSLFGARSRMVTEADALPGRPVRPFHVPAANQVLGKPMEEPWPDGVEILYVGLGCFWGAEKRFWRLPGVYSTAVGYQGGYTPNPTYDEVCTGRTGHAENVLVAYEPTKVSTYDVLKVFWENHDPTQGYRQGNDVGTQYRSAVYWTTTEQAQLAERTARAYDAILRGKGYGEVTTEIGPAADRPFYYAEEYHQQYLYKVPHGYDCHAETGISLPPLAQLPPL
- a CDS encoding DUF2029 domain-containing protein produces the protein MAVSVVLSARLEMIDLFVYRAGGDAAVHATALYEVTGPDGLPFTYPPIAALLFAPLAVLPLLTAKIVLTCASLAALVRVCWLSVAGPSRRRGRRAAVLVLLALCMEPVHATLGFGQVNLLVMWLVVEDVSSAVGRRFGGVLTGIAGAIKLVPTGFVLLYLAAGRRRDAVRTAATFVGAAAIGVLLPYAAAWQYWTDLAYQPDRVGGVTYLGNQSLYGVLARAADGQPPGWLWLPIAVALVGAACHIATQLWQCDLRLAATCVVGFAMLAASPISWTHHWVWFVPAVGTLWQVRRARRAAIILLATIIAATATYAVWWLGPLSDVFGSHTTLVEPVLGAVYLLLGLAYIVVMMFEPDPQQIWHRAAVVPRPERTRHGADVVP